The Thermodesulfobacteriota bacterium genome has a window encoding:
- a CDS encoding polysaccharide biosynthesis protein encodes MSIFEGKTVVITGGTGSLGKVLTRRLLTGSAGTPAKIIIFSRDEAKQHFMRVEYQQKKKVTDEVIYHNFEQLLEFRIGDVRDYHSVCSVLKGADIVINGAALKQVPSCEYFPYEAVQTNISGPENIIRAIREGGLKVETVVGVSTDKACKPVNVMGMTKAIQERVFIGANITVPETRFLCVRYGNVLASRGSVIPLFHEQIKNGGPVTITSEEMTRFLLPLDMAVDTVFAAIENGSPGETFVPKVPASRIVDVAAALIGDRKIETTVTGIRPGEKLHELLVSYEEAWHTFERGEYYAIKPMLPELAKGGGGEVALEKEYSSSDSLFTMEETTELLKEHNLMVDHEIREEGEFLR; translated from the coding sequence ATGTCAATATTTGAAGGCAAGACCGTAGTTATTACCGGAGGAACCGGCTCTCTCGGCAAGGTCCTTACCCGGCGGCTGCTCACCGGTAGCGCCGGCACGCCCGCCAAGATAATCATCTTCTCCCGTGACGAGGCCAAGCAGCATTTCATGCGCGTAGAGTACCAGCAGAAGAAGAAGGTCACCGACGAGGTGATATACCACAACTTCGAACAACTCCTGGAGTTCAGGATAGGTGACGTGCGCGACTACCACTCCGTATGCTCGGTGCTCAAAGGCGCCGACATAGTGATAAACGGGGCCGCCCTTAAGCAGGTCCCCTCATGCGAGTACTTCCCCTATGAGGCCGTGCAGACCAATATATCCGGGCCCGAAAACATCATACGCGCCATACGCGAGGGCGGCCTTAAGGTCGAAACGGTCGTCGGCGTATCCACTGATAAGGCCTGTAAGCCGGTAAACGTCATGGGCATGACAAAGGCCATCCAGGAGAGGGTCTTTATAGGGGCGAACATCACCGTGCCAGAAACTCGCTTTCTATGCGTGCGTTACGGGAACGTGCTTGCCTCCCGCGGCTCCGTCATCCCGCTCTTCCACGAGCAGATAAAAAACGGCGGTCCGGTAACCATAACCTCCGAAGAGATGACGCGCTTTCTGCTGCCGCTGGATATGGCGGTCGATACCGTCTTTGCCGCGATAGAGAACGGCTCGCCGGGCGAGACCTTTGTGCCGAAGGTTCCGGCATCGCGCATCGTTGACGTCGCGGCCGCCCTCATAGGAGACCGTAAGATAGAGACGACCGTAACCGGCATACGACCCGGCGAGAAGCTTCATGAGCTGCTCGTCTCTTACGAAGAGGCGTGGCACACCTTCGAGCGGGGTGAATACTACGCTATAAAACCCATGCTGCCGGAGCTTGCCAAGGGGGGCGGAGGCGAAGTGGCGCTGGAAAAAGAGTACAGCTCCTCAGACTCACTCTTTACGATGGAGGAGACAACCGAGCTCCTTAAAGAGCACAACCTTATGGTCGACCACGAGATAAGGGAGGAAGGAGAGTTCCTAAGATGA
- a CDS encoding glycosyltransferase — protein sequence ELLNECDYYSCECLRDVKLARSFGFKGEILPVFPNTGGFDLKKVSALKQPGPTSRRRLIMLKGYHGWAYRALVGLRALERCADLLKGYTLAIYLGFTKEVLIAAELFSRSTGVPVEMIPRISHEEILRYHGRARTSIGVNISDSISTSFLEALVMGSFPIQTHTGCANEWIEDGRTGILVPPEDPDVIEQAIRRALTDDELVDRAAEENWKTTVERLDQSKIKPKAVDFYGRIF from the coding sequence GAGAACTCCTCAATGAGTGCGACTATTATTCCTGCGAATGCCTGCGGGACGTGAAGCTTGCCAGGTCCTTCGGCTTTAAGGGAGAAATACTTCCCGTCTTTCCTAACACCGGCGGCTTTGACCTTAAAAAGGTCTCCGCCTTAAAACAGCCCGGACCGACCTCCAGACGTCGGCTTATCATGTTGAAGGGATACCATGGCTGGGCCTATAGGGCCCTGGTTGGTCTTAGGGCGCTGGAACGGTGTGCCGACCTTCTCAAGGGGTATACTCTCGCCATATACCTGGGGTTTACCAAGGAAGTACTGATCGCGGCCGAGCTTTTTAGCCGTTCCACTGGCGTCCCGGTAGAGATGATTCCCCGCATCTCTCACGAAGAGATACTCCGTTATCACGGCCGGGCACGGACCTCTATCGGTGTGAATATCAGCGATTCTATCAGCACTTCTTTCCTTGAAGCGCTGGTGATGGGGTCATTTCCGATTCAGACACATACGGGCTGCGCAAACGAATGGATTGAAGACGGCAGGACCGGAATACTGGTGCCCCCGGAGGACCCGGACGTAATTGAACAAGCTATCCGTCGTGCGCTTACGGACGACGAACTGGTCGACCGCGCGGCGGAAGAAAATTGGAAGACAACTGTAGAAAGGCTCGACCAGTCGAAGATAAAACCAAAGGCTGTCGATTTTTATGGAAGGATTTTCTAA
- a CDS encoding radical SAM protein has product MSNILASASNYLKKVLPPRPYDLIVRAYHLSVKLFILLKAGVRSLYCRLLSYKRLFIWSIYPLLPKKKFRLYPKLVSIFLTTKCNLRCYICRPDGFKGSNLKMEDLKKLKDVIKHGEIVELTGWGEAFLYPKLEEALNYIYSINPRNDLIQINTNGTLLSRKMARLLSGHLRLLTISLNAAKPETYRRFMKYDFEKTLSAIKGFLSELSENDRQKTKMHFVALKQTFREVPDFIILAHELGVPVVSIGNYFVAKKEHADDALLHVKEEYNAVIDRAMELGEKFGIRVEARRFFEEKRNNFYNPDRDCMDPFNSVYISTEGDVAPCCFAGAYSPGNVYGTDFESVWFGEKYQKLRKSRYLPPCKTCTPYIPFDDYNAHFTSQLKDSEEFEEIKKALGKQVCHTEGPK; this is encoded by the coding sequence ATGTCTAATATATTGGCGTCAGCTAGTAATTACCTGAAAAAAGTGCTTCCCCCACGCCCTTACGACCTTATTGTAAGAGCGTATCATCTTTCAGTAAAGCTTTTTATTTTACTTAAAGCCGGGGTACGCAGTCTATACTGTCGACTATTATCATATAAACGATTGTTTATTTGGAGCATCTACCCTTTATTGCCCAAAAAAAAGTTCCGGCTTTACCCCAAGTTGGTATCTATTTTTCTTACAACAAAATGCAATTTGAGATGTTATATATGCAGGCCGGATGGATTTAAAGGCAGTAACCTGAAGATGGAGGATCTTAAGAAATTGAAGGATGTAATTAAGCATGGCGAAATAGTTGAGCTTACCGGGTGGGGCGAAGCCTTTTTGTATCCCAAGCTTGAGGAAGCGCTAAACTATATTTATTCAATAAACCCTAGAAACGATTTAATCCAAATTAACACAAATGGAACACTGTTGTCGAGAAAGATGGCCAGGCTGCTTTCCGGACATCTAAGGTTGCTTACCATTTCATTAAATGCAGCCAAGCCGGAAACATACCGTAGGTTCATGAAATATGATTTCGAAAAGACGTTATCGGCTATTAAAGGATTCTTGTCCGAACTTTCAGAAAATGATCGCCAAAAAACAAAAATGCATTTTGTCGCACTCAAACAAACTTTCCGCGAGGTGCCGGATTTCATTATTCTGGCTCATGAATTGGGGGTGCCTGTTGTCAGCATCGGGAACTATTTTGTAGCGAAAAAAGAACATGCCGATGATGCCCTCCTCCATGTAAAGGAAGAATACAACGCAGTTATCGACCGGGCAATGGAATTAGGCGAAAAGTTTGGAATAAGAGTAGAAGCCCGCCGGTTTTTCGAAGAAAAACGTAATAACTTCTACAATCCTGACCGGGATTGTATGGACCCCTTCAATTCCGTCTATATCAGCACCGAGGGTGACGTCGCACCATGTTGCTTTGCCGGAGCGTATAGCCCGGGGAATGTGTACGGGACTGACTTCGAGTCCGTTTGGTTCGGAGAGAAATATCAAAAGCTCCGTAAAAGTAGATATCTGCCTCCTTGCAAGACCTGCACACCGTACATACCTTTTGATGATTATAATGCACATTTCACATCGCAATTGAAAGATTCGGAAGAGTTTGAAGAGATAAAGAAGGCTTTGGGAAAACAAGTTTGCCATACGGAGGGCCCAAAATGA
- a CDS encoding SDR family oxidoreductase, producing the protein MDGKKVLIAGSTGMLGHVLFRLLSRHAGLEVHGTARSGNGLSRWFTPALLERVHTGIDACNFDAVRSVLAKIKPDVVINCVGIIKQSPEAKDPVASISVNALFPHKLAALCKDAGARMIHISTDCVFSGDKGGYTEDDRPDADDLYGRTKLLGEVVYPHCVTLRTSIIGHELKGKHSLLEWFLSQEGKVRGFTRAVFSGFPTVEMARIIADRVIPDEKLTGLYHVSSEPVTKYDLLKLVAGRYGKTIDIERDDNFHCDRSLKSERFKSATGYSPPQWPKLVEAMHKDAIENEMTGADKGRGL; encoded by the coding sequence ATGGACGGCAAGAAAGTACTCATAGCCGGCTCGACCGGGATGCTGGGCCATGTCCTCTTTCGTCTGCTTTCAAGGCATGCGGGGCTTGAGGTCCACGGCACTGCACGCAGTGGCAACGGGCTTTCGCGTTGGTTCACACCAGCGCTTTTAGAGCGGGTGCACACGGGTATTGATGCCTGCAACTTTGATGCGGTCCGTAGCGTCCTGGCAAAAATAAAGCCGGATGTTGTGATAAACTGCGTGGGCATAATAAAACAGAGCCCGGAGGCCAAGGACCCGGTTGCCTCCATTTCAGTGAACGCCCTCTTTCCGCATAAACTCGCGGCGTTATGCAAGGACGCAGGTGCACGCATGATTCATATTAGTACGGACTGTGTCTTCTCCGGGGACAAGGGTGGCTACACCGAGGACGACCGTCCGGACGCGGACGATCTTTACGGACGCACCAAGCTCCTGGGCGAAGTCGTCTACCCGCACTGCGTAACACTTCGGACCTCCATCATAGGCCACGAGCTCAAAGGGAAGCATAGCCTGCTTGAATGGTTTCTCTCTCAGGAGGGCAAGGTCAGAGGCTTTACGAGGGCCGTCTTTTCCGGTTTTCCTACCGTTGAGATGGCTCGCATAATCGCAGACCGTGTAATCCCCGACGAGAAACTTACCGGTCTTTACCATGTATCTTCCGAGCCGGTTACCAAGTATGACCTCTTGAAGCTGGTGGCCGGGCGTTACGGCAAGACTATAGATATCGAGCGGGACGATAACTTTCATTGCGACAGGTCGCTTAAATCGGAGAGGTTCAAGTCTGCGACCGGATACTCGCCGCCGCAGTGGCCCAAACTCGTGGAGGCTATGCATAAGGATGCGATCGAGAACGAGATGACCGGAGCGGATAAGGGCCGGGGACTATGA